Proteins encoded together in one Pseudomonadota bacterium window:
- a CDS encoding phytanoyl-CoA dioxygenase family protein, with the protein MTGSLSTEQTERFARDGFLAPVDVLNEADAASMRERLEAIEASAPADLPIADFRRTAAHVVFTPVDELVHDARIVDVMESLIGPDILLWDSDLIIKEPNTPGFISWHQDLRYMGIEPLESFTAWLALSPATGDMGCMRFLPGSHRRGLLEHVDTHADTNLLTRGQTVRDGIDETQAVAGPLMAGQMSIHHGLALHASEPNRSDHRRIGLAMRFLAPSARQTKGERDYASLVRGSDHEGNFLAMPRPQGDLMPEAVAAWRKISDEQSAYYFEGGDATWSGGTGTAGR; encoded by the coding sequence ATGACGGGATCGCTTTCCACCGAGCAGACCGAGCGCTTCGCGCGTGACGGCTTCCTGGCGCCCGTCGACGTGCTGAACGAAGCGGATGCGGCGAGCATGCGCGAACGCCTGGAAGCGATCGAAGCGAGCGCGCCCGCCGATCTGCCGATCGCCGACTTCCGCCGTACCGCCGCCCATGTCGTCTTCACGCCGGTCGACGAACTGGTGCACGACGCCCGCATCGTCGATGTCATGGAGTCGCTGATCGGTCCCGACATTCTGCTGTGGGACAGTGACCTCATCATCAAGGAGCCGAATACGCCGGGGTTTATCAGCTGGCACCAGGACCTCCGCTACATGGGCATCGAACCCCTGGAGAGCTTCACGGCGTGGTTGGCGCTGTCGCCGGCGACCGGCGATATGGGCTGCATGCGCTTTTTGCCGGGTTCGCACCGGCGCGGGCTGCTGGAGCACGTCGACACCCACGCCGACACCAACCTTCTGACCCGCGGCCAGACCGTGCGCGACGGTATCGATGAGACACAGGCCGTCGCCGGGCCGCTGATGGCCGGACAGATGTCGATCCATCACGGCCTCGCGCTTCATGCCTCCGAACCCAACCGGTCCGACCATCGGCGTATTGGTCTGGCCATGCGCTTCCTCGCGCCCAGCGCCCGACAGACCAAGGGTGAGCGCGATTACGCCAGCCTGGTGCGCGGATCCGACCACGAAGGAAACTTCTTGGCCATGCCCCGGCCACAAGGCGATCTGATGCCCGAGGCAGTCGCCGCCTGGCGGAAAATCAGCGACGAACAGAGCGCCTATTACTTCGAAGGCGGCGACGCCACCTGGTCCGGCGGCACGGGCACCGCAGGCCGTTGA
- a CDS encoding FAD-binding oxidoreductase, whose translation MVQVDPGPESGKLPAKVEVVIIGGGIIGTSATYFLAKQGVSVLLCEKGVIGGEQSSRNWGFVRQQGRAPQEIPLIMESLRLWRGLDAEIGDNTGFFQGGVVYATETEKGLAQYETWAELAKQYQLDTRLLSAAELKEKMPDLAGDWAGAMTTPSDGRAEPMKAAPAIARAAVRIGANVVTNCAVRGLDIEGGRVVGVVTEQGRVACERVVLAGGAWSSLLCGREGLTLPQLKVQNNVLRTTPAPNVTDGACWSGPVAIRRRVDGGYTVAHGTLNQFPLVPDAFRYFRKFLPALKEERDSIRLKFGSRFWRELFTQRYWTLDTPSPFESTRILDPKPDRNVIDATFANLKQAYPVMKDVKIDRSWAGLIDVTPDAIPVISPVDEIPGFYLATGFSGHGFGIGPGAGRLVSEMVTDTPTCVELEPFRYNRFFDGTELQLGPGV comes from the coding sequence ATGGTTCAGGTGGATCCGGGGCCGGAGAGTGGCAAGCTTCCGGCCAAGGTGGAAGTCGTGATCATCGGCGGCGGCATCATCGGCACGTCGGCGACCTACTTCCTGGCCAAACAGGGTGTTTCCGTCCTGCTCTGCGAAAAGGGCGTGATCGGCGGCGAACAGTCCAGCCGCAACTGGGGCTTCGTGCGCCAGCAGGGCCGCGCGCCCCAGGAAATCCCGCTGATCATGGAATCGCTGCGCCTGTGGCGCGGTCTGGACGCGGAGATCGGCGACAACACCGGCTTCTTCCAGGGCGGCGTCGTCTACGCGACAGAGACGGAAAAGGGCCTGGCGCAGTACGAGACCTGGGCCGAGCTCGCCAAGCAGTATCAGTTGGACACCCGCCTTCTGTCGGCGGCCGAGCTTAAGGAAAAGATGCCCGACCTGGCCGGCGACTGGGCCGGCGCCATGACGACACCGAGCGACGGTCGCGCCGAACCGATGAAGGCCGCCCCGGCAATCGCCCGCGCGGCGGTCAGGATCGGCGCCAATGTGGTGACCAACTGCGCCGTACGCGGCCTGGACATCGAAGGCGGCCGTGTCGTCGGCGTGGTCACCGAACAGGGCCGCGTCGCCTGCGAGCGGGTCGTGCTGGCGGGCGGCGCGTGGTCGTCGCTGCTATGCGGACGCGAGGGTCTGACCTTGCCGCAGCTGAAGGTGCAGAACAACGTGCTGCGAACGACACCGGCGCCCAATGTCACCGACGGAGCCTGCTGGTCGGGGCCGGTCGCGATCCGGCGTCGTGTCGACGGCGGCTATACGGTCGCCCACGGCACCTTGAACCAGTTCCCCCTAGTGCCCGACGCCTTCCGTTACTTCCGCAAGTTCCTGCCGGCGCTGAAGGAAGAGCGCGATTCCATCAGGCTGAAATTCGGCAGCCGCTTCTGGCGCGAACTCTTCACCCAGCGATATTGGACGCTTGATACCCCATCGCCCTTCGAATCCACGCGCATCCTGGACCCCAAACCCGATCGGAATGTCATCGACGCCACCTTCGCCAATCTGAAACAGGCCTATCCGGTGATGAAGGACGTCAAGATCGATCGCAGCTGGGCCGGCCTGATTGACGTCACACCCGACGCCATCCCGGTCATCTCGCCGGTCGACGAGATTCCGGGCTTCTATCTGGCGACCGGTTTCAGCGGCCATGGCTTCGGCATCGGGCCGGGCGCCGGACGGCTGGTCTCGGAGATGGTGACGGACACGCCAACCTGCGTCGAACTGGAGCCGTTCCGCTACAACCGCTTCTTCGATGGCACCGAGCTGCAGCTTGGGCCGGGCGTCTGA